The genomic segment TGCTGGAATTCCCGTCGTCAGAGCCACCGATTGAACTGCATCGACAAAACCATGTGCCCCAGCGACAATTCCCAAAAGGGCCAGTGTTATTTGTCCAAGAATCGATATTAGCTCAGGTTCCTGGACTTGTCGTGTAATATAAAGGGGAGGCAACTGCCCCTGTTCTTCAGCCCCCTTACTCTTTTTCACGGTGATAATGACATAGACAACATAGATTAAGGGGAGGATCCCTGCCACACCTAATTTCAGGGAAGGTGAAGGCAAGAAGGAAGAGAAAATGGCTAACGTATACGTGGTAAGAAAGAACGTAATATCCCTCTGAATTACTCCCCCCTGAATGCGTAAAGGCTGATTAGCCCTTCGAAAAATCAAGGCAGCCAATCCAGAAATCAAAAAAGCCAACGTTGCTAACATAAATGGAGCACCTAGAATAGCCCCGATTCCCACCTCGGTGATGCTTTCCTCTCCTTGAGTCCCGAGAAAAGCAATGAGCGGAACCATTGTTTCGGGTAAAGCCGTCCCGACTGCAGCTAAAATGCTTCCAACTGCTCCCGCGCCCAATTTCAATCGTCTACCTAGCCATTCAACCCCATTCGTAAACGCTTCTGCGGAGGCTAGGATAAGTCCCAAACTCAAGAGCATAATTACAACATCTTTCAACGCCCCTGCCCCTCCAATCTTTAATCTAACCTTCCGTAATTTATATTCTGAATGTCCTCTTAACAGAATACAGAGCTCAAGATGTACTTATACTTTTAACAAATCAAAATGGCAACCCCACTCTTAAAAATAACGGGTTCCGTTCAGGGGTGCAAAATAAAAAATCACATGGATTTCCACAAGGACTTTCGCATAAATTTTCGTAACTAAAATATGAAAAATCACATGGTTTTCAGTTAAAAAAAGGTGACCATAGCTTTGGGCTTGGTCACCGATTATATTTTATTCCCCTTTATGAAATGTCTACTTTCGTTAAATCTACTTTCGTTAAATAAGAAAATGCGTATAACGTTTTCGCATTCCCGTAGCGCCATACCGCTTTCATATTGGCAAAGTTACGGGAATGCTGTGTTATACCGATGGACTGTGGGCCCCAGATAAATTCTAAAATCTTAAGAAGTATCTTAAGGTGCTAAATTAGCTATTGGTTAAACCAACACAATAAATATAATGATATAGATTTTTGTAGGTTGTTGGTTTGACACCTTTTTCTTCATGGTCCCAAACAGATATGGAGGATTCACATATGCCATCAACTACCTTGAAACCATAATAATCTCCTGCCCCATTATTGGAAACAGCAAGAAAATTATAAGAAGTGACGACTCCAGCTTCTTTATTCTTTGAAACTATGAACCATTCACTTTCTTTTATTCCAGAAAAGATTACTGTAAAAGCGAAGTAGCCTCCACCATACTCTTTTATGAATTCTTTATATTCCTTAGGAAGCCGTAACATTAAATTAGTTTCAATAAACGTTATATCTTCATCACTGCTCTTTAGATCGGATTCCAGTCCAAACCATACCGGATGGCAGATTCTTGTTTCGTTGACAACTTTAGAAAACATCGTGAAATCCATTGTTATTCCCCTCAACCTCACATTTCACATTCTTAACATAAGGCTTTACGTCTATAATAGACCGTATTTCTCATCCTTTTCCAAATTTATCATGACAATTAATCCCCAAGAAACCATAAAATCCACAGTCTATCGTATAACGTTGGATTAACAAAGTGCGCAATAATTCCGATATAGGTATTATTTACGAAATAGGTTCGCAAATATAATTCTATACCGGAACCTCTTGACTTACTGCACGAATGCGTCATTGCCTAAAATTCTAGCAAAAGTAAATGATGTCTTTTATCGTAAATTGCTTATCTGTGATTCCAAGGCGTTGGGCAGGCGTTTGTAGTTGTCCATTTACCTTTGTTACCCAACAGAAGTTGTAAAATGTTCTTAATATGGTTGTAATATACTGGGCGTACTTCGGGTTATAGTTTGCGTAAATATAGCTTTTACCTTCGCCCCTGGCAGTAACCAATGGTCTTTCAAGTATTGAAACACGTCGTCTTATAACTTGAAAGAAGTTATTGATGGTTCGACTATTTACCTGAAAAATTAGATCAGCTAAATCATCTGTTCTAAGATGTCTCAAATCAGTGATGCAATCCACCCGTCTATGTCCTTCATCTTTATCGGGCAAAGTGTGCATTATTGGATTGTGTCCACGGATTGGATACTCACGATCTCTTTGGCTCACCATCTTATAAAAATCATGACCGATTAAATCTTCTTTGAGTTTTTTCAACCCTAGAGACTCGTATGATTCTTCTTCTGAATAGCCATTTGCTTTACCCCATTTTCTTAAAGCTATTCTACCTTTGTAAAACACTTTTCCGGCCTCTTCCAAATCTAGCGACTTATCAGTTTGACAGACAAAATAATTGGCATATCCATCTAAGAAGTTCTTTGAGAAGACACGAAAAATCGCATTTTGAAGGTTTGAATCATCATCAGATACAAAAAACCATTCTTTAACGTTTAACATCCTACGAATCAACCAGTAGTGCGCAAGAGCGGTATAGATTGTCTTGGTATGAGAACCTTCTACATATTGTTTTCTAAGTTCAAACTCTTGGAGTTCAAAATAGTATTCGGCTTCTGTTTGTTCATCCTTCTTAGTTGGGGGCTGGGGGCAGTAAGGGTATTTTAGCCTTTCATTCTTTCTTAAAAAGCTATAAGTGTGGTCACAGTGGTATTGAATGGTGTCTGATTCGACTTCATCCAGTGTTCTTGTAAAGTCATAAGCAATATCAGCTCGGAAAATATAACCCGTTTTCAAATCACCACTTGAAATCAGGGAGGTTTGCAGTTTCCTATCTAAACCCTCATCGCCCAAACGCTTTCCTTTTCCTCTTTGCCGAATGTTATTAAGGTTATAAATTAGGAAATCCGTATTCAGCCATAACTGATCAAAGTCCAACTTCTTAAGCGCCTGTGTTTCGTGTCGATCCAAAAACTCAAGGCATTTCTTATAAAGCCATTCAAGTTTTTCATAATATGTTTGTGATCCAATCTCAAGCTGCTCACAGACTCTTTTAACAGGAGTTCTTGAAGTGATTGCTTTTGCAAATCTTAGTAAAATATCGTTTCGTTTTTGGTTGTAGCTAAAGTTTTCGTTTTGTTTAGGCAATACGTTCGTTATCTTCTTACATACTTTGCATTGATATTTTGTTGCGTTGCCTGTGCTTTTCCCCCTGTTATAGAACCCTGTCCTATGGGTAAAAGGAGTCTGCCCTTCGGCGGCGCAATCTGGCCTATGAAAGTTGTACTCCTTTTCAAAAGGTACAACGGTATTTATCGTAATAAGTCGCTTAATTTCTTCTGCCACAGACCAATTAGAAACCGTTTCCGTCCTATTACCCAATACAACTCCATAAGACATATCTTCAGGTATCTCATTACATTTAATTCTTGTGCCCCCATCATCAAGCTTATAGCGTGAGGGTTTGTATTTAAAAAACGAATAACGAATCTGAGGCTGACCGTACCACTTGCAAAATGGATTATTACAAAAATTAAACTGTAATTCAGATTCATCATCCTCGATATATAAATGAGAGGGAGTATAGAGTAAGGGCCGCTGCTTCTTCATGAATTCAACATTAGATAGCTCTTTGTATTCTATATCGCGCGGTTCATCGGAATCTGAAAATGCACCGGCTGTAGAAATATGTAGATCATTCGAATGGGCAATCTTTTGCAGCTTCCTCATCAGAAATTACCTCTCCCAAGCTCTCAATTTCTTCTTTAGGTAGTCCCTTTAAATCCTTTAAGATTAGTTCGTTAATCTTTTGTTGATACCGTCTTGATTTTAGCCAAGCTACGAATTCTTCATCATCTAAGATTTGGGATAAGATCATATCAACAAGTTCGCTTTCATCATACTTGGTGTACTTAGAATATTGGGCAATAATTTCACGACCTCGTTTTGAAATTTTCCATTCAACTTTAACAGAACCTTCGTATTTAGGTTTAACCGGTCTCAAATCAAAACCTCCTGGAGTCAAACTAACTCTAATATTTTGCCCAGATTATACTAAGTATAGCCAAAAATCACAATGGTTTTCACATCAAAAATCACACCCAAATTCACATCGAATATTATTTTATATTTAGTGCGATAAACCATGTGATTTTGAGTGTGAATTATGGGCAAATTGGCAGGGTGTATGGCCCTTAAACCCGGTAATAAAAGGATAGAGGCTAATGTGATTTTATCACTATTAGCCCCTAAATAACTCGTGATTTTCTATGAGAATTAAAGTTTTGCACCCCTCAACGGAACCCGTTATCTTAAAAAGTGACGGTTGCCATTTTGACTCGTTATGTTTCGCAATATCCAAATTTCGAATATGCAACAACTTTATTTTTCTTTTCCTTTGCGGTATACAGTGCTTCATCGGCTTGCGTTAACAGTTCGTCCAAAGTTAAATCATCGCAGGTAGAAACAATCCCTAAACTTATTGTAACTTGTAACCCAAAATCGTACTTCTCAACCGTTTTTCTTAATCTTTCCGCAAATGTTCTAGCTCCGTTTAGATCAGTTTCAGGTAAAATTATTGCAAATTCTTCGCCACCCCAACGAGCGACAATGTCAATACTTCGCATACTTTGCTTTAAAATACAACTCAGTTTTTTAAGTATTTCATCACCCATTAAATGACCATTCGTATCGTTAACTTTTTTGAAATTATCGATATCAATAAGGATCAAAGAAAATACGGATTGCGTTCTCTTAATACGTGATATTTCGTCGTCGAGCTTATAATTAAAATATCGTCTATTGTATAACCCTGTTAGTGCATCATTATGAGCTCCAAAATATAATTTTTTGATTAAAATCCCACAAGTCATACTGATTAGTACTAGAATTACTCCAAAGGGTAACCATAAAATAAACTTGTTAGATATCTCCGCAAATTCGTCTAGTAAGTAGGCGATAGCACATAAAATAGCGCTTAGAATAGGTAAAAGGATAGGAATAAACTTTATTATCCATTTTTCGAAACGAGTAGGTTTCATAGCGATTACTGAGTGAAGATTGTAAATCAATCGGTCCACAACGAATCCATCACCTTTTTAGCTTAATTCCTTCATTTTTAAGTAGATTTATACTTACAATTATATACTATTTTTAGGACTTTAGTCCTAACTTTTTACTAGGACCTATGATTTTTTATTTTCCTAAATTAAATGACAAAACTCAGGTAAATTCTTTTGAGAATCTATCTGAGTTTTGTCATTTAAACTACTTAATAAGGTTTAGTCTGGACTCAGCCCTCCGTGTTATCTGACTCTCCCTGGAGAGTATCTTCTTCTGAAGGATCTTCAGCTAAAATTTCCTCAACGGCTTGATGGAGTTCCTCCACTCCGGTTCCAGTCTCTGCCGAATAGGGCAGGATAAAGTGCCAATCAGGAAGTTCAAGGGCCTCAGCAATAACTTTCAAATATTTAGCCCATTGCCCCCGCGCAATCTTATCCGCCTTTGTCGCGACAACAAGAACCGGAATCCCCCGAATCCGTAAAAAACCGTGCATTTCCTGATCTTCCAAACTCGGTTTATGGCGGATATCAACGATTTGAATAACTGCCCGTAGATTCTCCCGTGTAGAAAAATAATCCTCCATCATTTTTCCCCACTGGGAATGCACATCTTTCGAAACTTTAGCGTAGCCATACCCCGGAAGATCCACAAAATAAAACGCATCATTGATATGATAAAAATTTAGCATACGTGTTTTTCCAGGTGTGTTTCCCGTACGGGCGAGATTTTTGCGATTAATAAATTTGTTAATCAGGGAGGACTTACCTACATTGGAACGCCCGGCCAGTGCGATTTCCGGCTCGCTATGCTCCGGATATTGATTGCGGTTGACCGCTGAAGTGGTATATTCGGCTTTATGAATAATCATCTTAATCTCCTCTGGAAGCATGTATAGCTTCCATTACTTATACTGAAAAATTATACTTATTCTGAAAAATTAAGGTCATGTAGCTTTTCCCGCATCCATTCACTCAGCGCTCCAGGGCTAGCATACTTGCTTCTGTAGCAACTTCGCCAAACCTCTGAGTACTACCTGAAGTAAACCAAGTGGCTACGCTACGCTACAGAAGCATCGTACGCTACAGCGCCCCTCCGCGAAATCGTTCATTCCTGCGGGAAAAGCTACGCTGTCCGGTCTTCATGGATCCTTAATAATTCTTTGATGGATAACACCTATTAACATGAATTCAGGGAACACAGGCAGGCACCTACGTCCTCACTCTTGAGGAGGCGAGGCAGACGCACGCTGAGTGCGATTGCCAATGCCTGACCCAAAAGCAACCCCAACGACACTGCTGTCAAAATGCTTGCAAGTACTATTTTAAAATGCTCTGAATGCTCCTTCGCGTTTTCCTGACAACTGCATCAGGCGCCGCTTTGGCCAAAGGGAGTGTCTTAAAGCGAGCAGCTAACTGAACTTTAGTTCAGTCTGCCAGCGCCACAAGCGACCGTGGCCAAAGCGACGCCGTTGCCCTGCTCAAGCAAGAACCCTAGACATACCTATAACGCAAAACTCACGCCCTCGTTTCAGGAGACTGGCCGTTCCTCAGCTTGAGGAACCGCAATCTCTCCTTGTCCCAAGATGGAAGGGAACATCGTAGTGTCTAAATACTTTTCCGACTCAGCCACAGGTAATAAAGCAAGGTTGATCACTTCTTCAATTCGACTCACAAAGTGAAACTCCAAGTCTTTCTGTACGGTTTCCGGAATTTCTTCTAGATCTTTGCGATTTTCCTCCGGTAGAAGGATGACTTTGATTCCTGCCCGATGAGCTGCCAGGACTTTTTCCTTCACCCCGCCAATCGGTAAAACATTCCCGCGCAACGTTATTTCTCCCGTCATCGCCAGATCAGAGCGAACGGCACGTTTCGATAGCGCAGAAGCCATTGCCGTAACCATCGTAACCCCAGCTGAAGGCCCATCTTTTGGGATCGCGCCTTCTGGAACGTGAATATGTAAATCCACTTTTTCATAGAAATCCTCAGGAATTCCCAGTTGCTTCACATGAGCTCTGACAAAGGTTAAGCCTGCATACGCGGATTCCTTCATCACATCTCCGAGTTTCCCTGTTAACGTCAAATGACCTTTACCTGGAACCGGAGTCACTTCAATGGTTAAGATGTCTCCACCCACTGTCGTATAAGCAAGTCCAGTTACAGCCCCGATCTCTGGCGCTGGCGCAGCAATCTGAAAATGGAAACGAGGGGCACCGAGCAGATCTTCCAAATCCATCTCAATCAGCGGATGGGGTTCCCATTCCTTTTTCACCCAACGCATAGCTACTTTCCGACACAGGTTAGCGATTTCCCGTTCTAAATTTCGAACACCGGATTCTCGTGTATATCCTTGGACCAGTTTAAGGAGGACCTCATCTGGAACGGTTAAGATTTTCTCCTTTAGTCCATGAATTTTCAGTTCCTTCGGCAATAAATACTTCCGCGCAATATTCACTTTCTCGTCTTCGGTATACCCGCTCAGCGAAATCACTTCCATCCGATCCAAAAGCGGACGGGGAATTGTACTAAGCGTATTGGCTGTCAGAATAAACAAGGTTTGGGAAAGATCAAAAGGTACCTCTAAGTAATGATCCGCAAAACTATTATTTTGTTCTGGATCCAAAACCTCAAGTAAAGCTGAAGCGGGGTCTCCCCGATAATCGGAAGCCATCTTATCAATCTCATCTAAAAGAAAAATGGGATTGCGTGTGCCTGCCGTGCGCATTCCCTGGAGAATTCGTCCCGGCAAGGCTCCGATATATGTTCGCCGGTGACCCCGAATCTCTGCTTCATCCCGAACTCCCCCTAGGGACATCCGGACAAATTTACGATCCAGCGCCCGAGACACGGATTTGGCCAGAGAGGTTTTTCCTACACCTGGCGGCCCCACGAAGCAGAGAATAGGGCTCTTCATTTTGGGAGTAAGTTTCCGAATAGCCAAAAATTCAAGAATCCGCTCTTTGACTTTTTCTAGGCCGTAATGATCCTCATTTAAAATTTTCTCAGCACGGTTGATATCCGTCTTATCCCGACTTACTTTACTCCACGGCAAAGCCAAAATCCAGTCCAAATAGGTTCGGACGACGGTGCCCTCCGCTGAGGATTGAGCCATTTTTTCTAAGCGTTCCGTTTCCTTTAACGCTTTGTCTTCAACCTCTGCGGGCAACTTCGCTTGGGAAATCTTTTCGCGATACTCATCCGCCTCCACTTGTCGCTCATCCTTATCACCCAACTCTTTCTGAATGGCCTTCATCTGCTCGCGCAAATAATATTCCTTTTGGGCTTTTTCCATTTGCTTGCGAACACGTAAACCAATCCGACGTTCCAGTTCGAGAATTTCGATTTCCCGCATGATAATTTCCGTCAAGCGTTCTAACCGTTCCGCAACCCCAAGAGATTCTAAGATGGACTGTTTATCACCAATCTTAAGATTCAGATGCGAAGCAATAATATCCGCGAGTCTTCCGGGTTCCTCTATTCCAAGGATAGTCCCTAACGTGTCCTGAGGTACCTTTTTACTCAGCTTGGCATACTCCTCAAACTGATGAATCACACCATGAGTTAGAGCTTCAATCTCTGAAGTCACCGAGATTATGTCATCTTCAACATCCTCAACTCGAACTTTAAAGTAAGGCTCTTCAGCGATAAACTCAGTAATCCGCCCCCGATTAAGTCCTTCAACCAAGACACGCATCGTACCACCGGGAAGTTTGAGAAGTTGCTTAATTTCGGCCACCGTACCTACGGTAAAAATATCCTCAGCCATAGGAGAATCGATTTCAGTTTCCTTTTGAGCGGAAAGGAGAATCCTCCGATCCTCAAGCATCGCCTGTTCAACCGCGGCCATCGAACGCTCACGACCGACATCCAAATGAATAACCATATATGGAAAAACTAAAATTCCGCGTAACGGAAGTAACGGTAATTCTCTCTCTTTACTCATCTAATACCTCCCCTGGATTTAGCCTTAAACTTGGATATAGAGAAAGCACACTAAACTTAAATTAGTGTGCCATTCTCTTTATTGAACTATTCTAACATGATTGCCCCCGCTCAGGCAAATTGACAGGCGGAATAGGATTGATCTCTAAACGAGCCAAAACTTCCTCCAATGGGGGCTGGATCTCGAGATTGCTTTTACCCGGTTCCGATAAAAAGGCCGCTTTTAATACTTCAGCTAAACTTTCCACAGGAATAACCTGAAAACCATCGGCCAACGCTCGAAAACGTTCTTGCCAATTCTCTTTGGGAATAAATGCTCTTCGGCACCCTGCTTGATGGGCTGCTTCAAGCTTAGCCACAATTCCACCGACGGGTTTCACAGCTCCTCGAATAGAGAGCTCCCCCGTCATCGCTAGATAATTATCGACCCGTTGCTTACGAACCGCCGAAACAACAGCCGTCGCAATCGCCACTCCAGCTGAAGGACCATCTAAGGGGACTCCACCTGGAAAGTTAACATGGATATCATAGTTACGAAAATCAATGCTCAACTGCCGACGGAGCACGGTCAGAACATTTTCCACAGAACTCCGGGCCATACTCTTACGCCTAATCTTTTTCGTTGAACTTCCTTGTTCCTCTTCTTCAACGATTCCCGTTACCAGTAAAGCTCCGGTTCCAGCTGACACCGGTTGAGCCGTAACTTCCAATTCTAAGAGCATCCCCATATTCGGTCCATAAACTGCTAAACCATTCACGACTCCGATTTCAGCTTCAGTCGGGACCTTCCGTTCCGGACGAGGGGCATATTGTCCGGAATTAACCACCCACTCGATCGTTGCTGCAGTAATCTCGAAGAGCTTATCCGCTTGGGCCACCCCTGCCGCAAGCTGGACAATATTCACAGCTTCTCGGCCATTGGTCGCATAATGCTTCGCCACCTCGACTGCACCCTCAGTCATCGGGATCTCCATTTTGGCTGCGGCTCCCCGAGCAATTGCCCCAATTTCATCGGGGAGCAAAACTCGAAAATAAATCTCCATACACCGGGAACGAATTGCGGGTGGAATTTCTTCTGGACTCCGCGTCGTGGCTCCCACTAAACGAAAATCTGCGGGTAAACCGTTCTGGAAGATGTCGTGGATATGGGCTGGAATATTCGTATCTTCAGAGCTATAATACGCACTCTCCAAAATCACCTTTCGGTCCTCCAACACCTTTAGCAGCTTATTGATCTGAATGGGGTGAAGTTCTCCAATCTCATCGATAAAAAGAACTCCGCCATGGGCTTTCGTCACTGCTCCTGCTTTAGGCTGAGGAATTCCTGCCATACCCATGGCCCCTGCTCCCTGGTAAATCGGATCATGAACCGAGCCTATTAAAGGATCAGCAATCCCTCGTTCATCAAAGCGAGCCGTCGCACCATCAATTTCGATGAACTTGGAAAACTCTTTAAACGGGGAAAGCGGGTTTTTCTTCGCCTCTTCTAAAACCAGCCTTGCCGCCGCCGTTTTACCGATTCCAGGTGGGCCATAAATCAGGACATGCTGAGGATTGGGACCGCACAAGGCCGCTTGCAGAGCCTTAATCCCCTCTTTTTGCCCCACAATATCTATGAAATGTTGGGGGCGAGTTTTCTCCGCGAGGGGGGTGCTCAACTGAATCTTACGCATCTTTTCGAGCTTCTCTAACTCCTTGCGTGATTCTTTTTCCACCGAAACCTTATTACCCTGTTGTGCTTTAAGCATTCCCCAAAAATACATGCCGATAACAACCGCAAAAATGAGTTGTACGATCATCACAACTCCACTTAATCCACTCATCTATCCAATCTTCCCTCCTGCAGGCAACTTCTGCTTAATTTCGCTTTTTCTAGTATTGCCCAAGAAAGGAATCCGGAAACAACTAAAATCACATAAAATAACTTGCGGAGGCAATATTTTTTAAAAAAGCTTTGACATAGATTACCAATCCGCATATAATGTGTTTAATATAAATCGCGAAAGCCAATGATGAGAAAGAGTACACCTTAAAGCAATGTCCTAGAGAGTCAGTGTTGGTGGGAACTGATACAGAACTTGAGGTGGAATGGGTCTCTGAGGCGCGATCCGAAAGGCGTCAAGCTAAGTAGATGAGCCGGGGGTTTCCCGTTACAGAAACACGGATATCGAGAGCACATT from the Desulfitobacterium metallireducens DSM 15288 genome contains:
- a CDS encoding sodium:calcium antiporter; the encoded protein is MKDVVIMLLSLGLILASAEAFTNGVEWLGRRLKLGAGAVGSILAAVGTALPETMVPLIAFLGTQGEESITEVGIGAILGAPFMLATLAFLISGLAALIFRRANQPLRIQGGVIQRDITFFLTTYTLAIFSSFLPSPSLKLGVAGILPLIYVVYVIITVKKSKGAEEQGQLPPLYITRQVQEPELISILGQITLALLGIVAGAHGFVDAVQSVALTTGIPALVLSLIITPIATELPEKFNSVIWLSRGKDTLALGNITGAMVFQSSVIPAIGLALTPWKLEPLALWSGILAIASGLMLLMNLKRRGVVYPSTLMVGGGFYLLFIFTVLTLL
- a CDS encoding SMI1/KNR4 family protein translates to MDFTMFSKVVNETRICHPVWFGLESDLKSSDEDITFIETNLMLRLPKEYKEFIKEYGGGYFAFTVIFSGIKESEWFIVSKNKEAGVVTSYNFLAVSNNGAGDYYGFKVVDGICESSISVWDHEEKGVKPTTYKNLYHYIYCVGLTNS
- a CDS encoding GGDEF domain-containing protein, whose product is MKPTRFEKWIIKFIPILLPILSAILCAIAYLLDEFAEISNKFILWLPFGVILVLISMTCGILIKKLYFGAHNDALTGLYNRRYFNYKLDDEISRIKRTQSVFSLILIDIDNFKKVNDTNGHLMGDEILKKLSCILKQSMRSIDIVARWGGEEFAIILPETDLNGARTFAERLRKTVEKYDFGLQVTISLGIVSTCDDLTLDELLTQADEALYTAKEKKNKVVAYSKFGYCET
- the yihA gene encoding ribosome biogenesis GTP-binding protein YihA/YsxC — its product is MIIHKAEYTTSAVNRNQYPEHSEPEIALAGRSNVGKSSLINKFINRKNLARTGNTPGKTRMLNFYHINDAFYFVDLPGYGYAKVSKDVHSQWGKMMEDYFSTRENLRAVIQIVDIRHKPSLEDQEMHGFLRIRGIPVLVVATKADKIARGQWAKYLKVIAEALELPDWHFILPYSAETGTGVEELHQAVEEILAEDPSEEDTLQGESDNTEG
- the lon gene encoding endopeptidase La, whose protein sequence is MSKERELPLLPLRGILVFPYMVIHLDVGRERSMAAVEQAMLEDRRILLSAQKETEIDSPMAEDIFTVGTVAEIKQLLKLPGGTMRVLVEGLNRGRITEFIAEEPYFKVRVEDVEDDIISVTSEIEALTHGVIHQFEEYAKLSKKVPQDTLGTILGIEEPGRLADIIASHLNLKIGDKQSILESLGVAERLERLTEIIMREIEILELERRIGLRVRKQMEKAQKEYYLREQMKAIQKELGDKDERQVEADEYREKISQAKLPAEVEDKALKETERLEKMAQSSAEGTVVRTYLDWILALPWSKVSRDKTDINRAEKILNEDHYGLEKVKERILEFLAIRKLTPKMKSPILCFVGPPGVGKTSLAKSVSRALDRKFVRMSLGGVRDEAEIRGHRRTYIGALPGRILQGMRTAGTRNPIFLLDEIDKMASDYRGDPASALLEVLDPEQNNSFADHYLEVPFDLSQTLFILTANTLSTIPRPLLDRMEVISLSGYTEDEKVNIARKYLLPKELKIHGLKEKILTVPDEVLLKLVQGYTRESGVRNLEREIANLCRKVAMRWVKKEWEPHPLIEMDLEDLLGAPRFHFQIAAPAPEIGAVTGLAYTTVGGDILTIEVTPVPGKGHLTLTGKLGDVMKESAYAGLTFVRAHVKQLGIPEDFYEKVDLHIHVPEGAIPKDGPSAGVTMVTAMASALSKRAVRSDLAMTGEITLRGNVLPIGGVKEKVLAAHRAGIKVILLPEENRKDLEEIPETVQKDLEFHFVSRIEEVINLALLPVAESEKYLDTTMFPSILGQGEIAVPQAEERPVS
- the lonB gene encoding ATP-dependent protease LonB; the protein is MSGLSGVVMIVQLIFAVVIGMYFWGMLKAQQGNKVSVEKESRKELEKLEKMRKIQLSTPLAEKTRPQHFIDIVGQKEGIKALQAALCGPNPQHVLIYGPPGIGKTAAARLVLEEAKKNPLSPFKEFSKFIEIDGATARFDERGIADPLIGSVHDPIYQGAGAMGMAGIPQPKAGAVTKAHGGVLFIDEIGELHPIQINKLLKVLEDRKVILESAYYSSEDTNIPAHIHDIFQNGLPADFRLVGATTRSPEEIPPAIRSRCMEIYFRVLLPDEIGAIARGAAAKMEIPMTEGAVEVAKHYATNGREAVNIVQLAAGVAQADKLFEITAATIEWVVNSGQYAPRPERKVPTEAEIGVVNGLAVYGPNMGMLLELEVTAQPVSAGTGALLVTGIVEEEEQGSSTKKIRRKSMARSSVENVLTVLRRQLSIDFRNYDIHVNFPGGVPLDGPSAGVAIATAVVSAVRKQRVDNYLAMTGELSIRGAVKPVGGIVAKLEAAHQAGCRRAFIPKENWQERFRALADGFQVIPVESLAEVLKAAFLSEPGKSNLEIQPPLEEVLARLEINPIPPVNLPERGQSC